The Harmonia axyridis chromosome 3, icHarAxyr1.1, whole genome shotgun sequence nucleotide sequence ATAGATTGTGCGTTGATCACTCTAAGAAAAAAAGAGGACCCATGGAATTCAATTATCAGTGGGGCTGCTACTGGAGGAATATTAGCAGCTAGAAGTGGACTGCCAGCAATGGCTGGAAGTGCATTCATTGGTAAGTTCAGGTCTCAAAAAAACTTGATCGTTTATTGATCCAAATATAATTGAATGTTTATGGTAAATTTTGCCTGAAATCCATCTTAATATTGTTTTATTCTTTTTAGGCGGTGTTCTCTTAGCTCTTATTGAAGGTGTAGGCATATTATTCACAAGATTATCAGCAGAACAGTTTCAACCTCAAGCTCCTATACTAGAAGATCCCTCAGTGTTGGGATCTAGTGATCATGAAAGGATGTAgcacaatttttgaataaagtcacgataattataataattatagatGTATTTTAATCTTTCAATAGATGAATGTACTGTTAGGTTGTTGTCATTGTATTTATCGCTTACAATTTGATAATGACGGGCATTGTTACTGTGATCACTAGTTTTTTTATTAGATCAATGAATCTTTGTTGGAATGAAGCTGTTCTTATTTAGCccttatttttcataatttctaaaGTATTGTTTCATCGTCTCTTTCTATATCTTGCTTTTTAAAAGAGATGTTGAGCATTCAATAATTATTCCGATGGTATTTTGTTTGGTAAAACTTAGATTCAAAACTAAAATGCAATGTTCAGTTCAAttagaaattatttcattatatttttttataattttgcaatattaattttctttacTCTTTCCGATGTAAGTATTTAATTTTGGCAAAATTAAACTGTTTATTAAGGTAACCAATCTTTCATCGGGAAAGAATCATTTCTACAACATAATTAGTAATTACATCATGGTCAATAAAAAAGCAATTaagaatatttctttattgGGGGAGTTATTAAAACATAACtcgtaataaataaaatataaatatacataacaaaaataaaatacttaAACAAAAACATTCCTGTTTCGAGTTTGCAAAAGTTACAagttgaaacaaaaattcagtTCATATATTACTTTGCAGTTGTAAGTAGGCACCAATAAATTTATAaaacgataaa carries:
- the LOC123675972 gene encoding mitochondrial import inner membrane translocase subunit Tim17-B — translated: MEEYTREPCPWRIVDDCGGAFSMGLIGGGVFQSIKGFRNAPSGFNRRLIGSLTSIKQRSPIIAGNFAVWGGMFSTIDCALITLRKKEDPWNSIISGAATGGILAARSGLPAMAGSAFIGGVLLALIEGVGILFTRLSAEQFQPQAPILEDPSVLGSSDHERM